The Bos javanicus breed banteng chromosome 18, ARS-OSU_banteng_1.0, whole genome shotgun sequence genome has a segment encoding these proteins:
- the FAAP24 gene encoding Fanconi anemia core complex-associated protein 24: MEGNPPEGTGPMHVPFGHIVANEKWRGSQLAQGMQGKIKLVFEDGLTPVDFYLSSKSCILYITEAELVAGNGYRKRLVRVRNSNKLQGIVVVEKTQMSEQYFPAVQKFTVLDLGMVLIPVASQMEASCLIIQLVQEQTREPSKNPFLRKKRALVSEPALLRSVQQIPGVGKVKAPLLLQRFPSIQQLSNASLRELEAVVGPAAAQRIHAFFSQPR, encoded by the exons ATGGAAGGCAACCCCCCTGAGGGCACTGGCCCCATGCATGTACCATTTGGGCACATTGTGGCCAATGAGAAATGGCGCGGTTCGCAGCTGGCACAGGGAATGCAAG GGAAAATTAAACTCGTTTTTGAGGATGGCCTGACACCGGTAGATTTTTACTTATCTAGCAAATCCTGCATTCTTTATATCACCGAAGCTGAGTTGGTGGCAGGAAATGGCTACAGAAAGAGACTTGTTCGGGTTAGAAAT tccaATAAACTTCAAGGGATTGTGGTAGTTGAAAAAACGCAGATGAGTGAACAGTATTTTCCAGCTGTACAGAAGTTTACTGTTCTGGATCTTGGGATGGTGTTGATTCCAGTAGCCAGCCAGATGGAAGCATCCTGCCTCATTATTCAGTTG GTTCAAGAGCAAACCAGAGAGCCCAGTAAAAACCCTTTTCTCAGGAAGAAACGGGCTCTGGTGTCTGAGCCGGCGCTCCTCCGAAGTGTGCAGCAGATCCCAGGAGTCGGGAAAGTGAAAGCCCCCCTCCTGCTTCAGAGGTTTCCAAGTATCCAGCAACTAAGCAACGCGTCTCTCCGAGAACTGGAGGCGGTAGTAGGACCAGCAGCAGCCCAGCGCATTCATGCATTCTTCAGCCAGCCCAGGTGA